The following are from one region of the Muntiacus reevesi chromosome 3, mMunRee1.1, whole genome shotgun sequence genome:
- the LOC136163920 gene encoding olfactory receptor 1G1-like, with the protein MKPGNHTFSVSEFLLLGLSEHQEQQPLLFGIFLSMYLITVVGNIAISLAIVSDPHLHTPMYFFLAHFSLTDLGLSSTTVPRMLVNIQAHRHTITYAGCLCQIYFFLWFIGLDVFLLAVTAYDRLVAICHPLHYTLVMSPRCCVLLVVMSLILAQAYSLTHTLLLAQISFCTDSIIPHFFCELLPLLKLSCSDTYANRCVLTYWGGALTILIPLLIVISYARIVAAIVHIPSASGKWKAFSTCSSHLSAICLFYVSAIGVYFIPSSADSASKDRIAAVMYAVVTPMLNPFIYSLRNRDMKSALKRLLSRTALQSP; encoded by the coding sequence ATGAAACCAGGAAACCACACATTCAGTGTCTCTGaattcctcctcctgggcctGTCTGAGCACCAGGAACAGCAGCCTCTTCTCTTTGGCATCTTCCTGAGCATGTACCTGATCACCGTGGTGGGGAACATTGCCATCAGCCTGGCCATTGTCTCTGACcctcacctccacacccccatgtacttcttcctggccCACTTCTCCCTCACTGACCTAGGTTTATCATCCACCACAGTCCCCAGGATGTTGGTGAACATCCAGGCTCACAGGCATACCATCACCTATGCTGGATGCCTGTGTcagatctatttcttcctgtggTTCATTGGTCTAGATGTTTTCCTCCTGGCAGTGACGGCATATGACCGGCTGGTAGCCATCTGCCACCCTCTTCACTACACCTTGGTCATGAGTCCCAGATGCTGTGTCCTGCTGGTAGTCATGTCCCTAATCCTTGCTCAGGCATACTCTCTAACCCACACCCTTCTCCTGGCTCAGATATCCTTCTGCACTGACAGTATCATCCCCCACTTCTTTTGTGAACTTCTCCCCCTATTGAAGCTCTCTTGTTCTGATACTTATGCCAACAGGTGTGTGTTGACATACTGGGGAGGGGCCTTAACCATCTTGATCCCCTTGCTGATTGTCATTTCCTATGCCCGCATTGTGGCTGCCATAGTGCACATCCCATCAGCGAGTGGGAAGTggaaagccttctccacctgcagcTCCCACCTCTCAGCAATTTGCTTGTTCTACGTGTCTGCTATTGGGGTGTACTTCATTCCCTCCTCTGCGGATTCAGCCAGCAAGGACAGGATTGCAGCAGTGATGTACGCTGTGGTGACCCCCATGCTTAACCCattcatctacagcctgaggaacagagACATGAAGAGTGCCTTGAAGAGACTCCTGAGCAGAACGGCACTGCAGTCTCCATGA